The segment ACCTGTTCTTCGCCCAGGGCTTCACCGCGGCCCGTGACCGCCTCTTCCAGATCGACACCTGGCGGCGTGACGGGCTGGGCCGGCTCAGCGAAGTCCTCGGCCCCCGCTACGTCGCTCAGGACACCGCCTCCCGGCTCTTCCTCTACCGGGGCGACATGGACAAGGAATGGGCGAGCTACCCGGCCCGGACACGCGCCGTCGCCACCGCGTTCGCCGCCGGTATCAACGCCTACGTCGACTGGCTGGCCGACCATCCCCAAGCGTTGCCGCCCGAGTTCAGGAAACTCGGCTACCAGCCGGCCCGCTGGGAACCCGAGGACCTCGTCCGTATCCGTACCCACGCCCTGGGCGACAACCTCCGCAACGAACTCACCCGCGCCCAGATCACCTGCGCGGACGGCATCGAGGCCACCAAAGCCTTCAGGAAACTCGAACCCGCCCACACCCCCCGTGTCCCTGCGGGCCTTACGCCCTGCACTATTCCCGCGGATGTCCTGGCCACCTACGAACTCGCGACCGCCGGAGTCACCTTCCCCACCCCCACCCCCACACCAGCCACCAGCACCCCCACCGCCACGGCCACGGCGGGGGCTAGTGGTGGGGGCAGCAATATGTGGGCGCTGGGCCCCTCACGGACCGCGTCGGGGCGGCCCGTCCTGGCCGCCGACCCGCACCGGGCCAGCACCTCCGCCCCCTCCAGCCGCTACCTCGTCCACCTCACCGCCCCCGGGATCGACGTCATCGGCGCCGGCGAGCCCTGGAACCCCGGGGTGAGCTTCGGGCACAACGGGCACATCGCGTTCGGCCTCACCAACATGCCGGTCGACCAGAACGACCTCTACGTCTACGAACTCGACCCCGCCGACCCCACCCGCTACCGCTACCGGGACGGCTGGGAACCCTTCGACACCGTCCACGACACCATCCCGGTCGCCGGCACCGCCCCCGCCCCGGCCGCCCTCCGTTTCACCCGCCACGGCCCCGTCATCCGCGTCGACGAAGCGAACAACCGCGCCTACGCCGTCCGTACCGTGTGGACCGAACCCGGCACCTCCCCCTACCTCGGCAGCCTCGGCTTCCAGCAGGCGAAAAACTTCGACGAATTCACCCGCGGCCTGGAAAGCTGGAAAACCCCCGGCTCCCACCTCGCCTACGCCGACACCCGCGGCAACATCGGCTCGACCGCGGTCGGGATGACCCCGCGACGCACCGGCGACGGCTACGACGGCCTGCTGCCCGTACCCGGCGACGGCCGCTACGAGTGGGACGGCTTCCACCACCAGGACGACATGCCCCGCACCCTCAACCCGTCGGCGGGCTACATCGCCCAGGCCAACGAATACAACTTCCCCCCCGGCCACCGGGTGACCCCCACCCACGAATGGCACCCCCGGTACCGCAAAGACCGCCTCGACGAAGTCCTCACAGCCACCCAAAACGCCACCCTCCAAGACTCCCTGAACCTCCAGACCGACCAGAAATCCCTCTACGCCACCCGCCTCCTGCCCCACCTCCACACCCTCACCTCCCCCGACCCCGACACCCGCAAAGCCCTCGACCTCCTCCGCGGCTTCGACGGAATCGTCTCCGAAAACTCACCCGGCGCCGCACTGTTCGAAATCTGGAGCATGGCCGTCCTCCGCCCGGCCTGGCTAAAAAAAGTCACCCCCCGCAGCGCGGGCAACCCGTGGTTCTTCGCCGTCCCCGACGTCGGCCTCATGCTCGAATCCTTCACCGAACCCGACACCTGGTTCGGCCCCGGCGGCGCCGCGGTACGCGACCGGCTCCTCCTCGACACCCTCCCCGCCGCCTACCGCATCCTCACCACCGCCCGCGGCCCCGACCCCGCCGCCTGGCACTGGGGCGGCCTGCAGACCCACACCTTCCGCCACCCCCTCGGCCTGGGCCCCGCCCTCGGCCCCACCCCACGCGGCGGCTCCCACCAGACCGTCCAGTACTCCGCCTACAACCCCGCCAACCTCCAACAACTCGTCGGCCCCGTCTTCCGCATGGCCCTCGACGTCGGGAACTGGGACGCCTCCCAAACCATCAACGCCCCCGGCCAATCCGGCGACCCCACCCACCCCCACTACAACAACCTCCACACCCCCTGGAAAAACAACCAAACCTTCCCTCTCCTCTACACCACCACAGCCATCCGGCAACACACCAAAAACCACCTCACCCTCCACCCCACCAACCGGTAAAACACACCCCCCAACCACACCACACCACACGACCGGACCGCTTCCAAGGAGCAGCAACCATGGGACACCACTTCTCCCTGACCCTCAACCGGGAAATCACCGAACAGGAAACCGTCACCCTCAAAGAGAACAGCACCGCGAACCTGTCCTTCACCGACGCCGCCCTGCCCACCGACGCCGACATCGCCGTCACCCGCATCACCTTCGAAGACGAGGTGACCACCACCCTCGCCGAAGCCATCGAAGCCGGCCTCGAAACCGTCAGGACCATCCCCGACATCACCATCCCCGGCCTCCACGTCCCCGCCCAACCCACCACCACCACAACCGATGCCGACACCGACACCGACACCGCCGCAGACGATGTGGCCGCCGGGCAGAAGACCAAGGCAACCGCATGAACATCACCCACGAGGAACTCTCTCTGGAGGGCCTTGAGCCCATTCCCGACGCGGTGCTCGCCGCCAACTACTCCCCCGAAATCCCCGCCGGCTACGACGACCCCGCGCAGGAGCGGCGCTACCGCAAGGAGCGCCTCGCCGGCGCGCTGCGGCTGTTCGCCCTGTTCGGCTTCGACGAAGGAGTCGCCGGGCACATCAGCGCCCGCGACCCCGAATACCCCCACCTCTTCTGGGTCAACCCGTTCCTCATCCCCTTCGCGCACGTCAAGGTCAGCGATCTGTCCCTGGTGGACGAACACGGCAACGTACTCAAGGGCAAGTACCCCATTTCCAAGCCCGCGTTCGTCATCCACGCCAGCATCCACCGTCACCGGCCCGATGTCGTCGGGGCCGCCCACGCGCACTCCATCTACGGCAAAGCCCTCTCCGCGACGGACCAGTTCATCGAGCCCCTCACCCAGGACGCAGCCGTTTTCTACCAAGATCAGGCGTCTTTCGACGACTACAGCGGTGTGCTGGAAGACCCTGACGAAGGCAACCGTCTGGCCACCGCGCTCGGCGACAAGAAGGCCATCATTCTCCGTAACCACGGGCATCTCACGGTCGGCAAATCCGTCGACTCCGCCGCCTACTGGTACATCACGATGGAACGCTCCGCACAAACCCAGCTCGTGGCGAAGGCCGCGGGCCCGACCCGGGAGATCAGCCCCGAGTACGCCAAACTGACCTATGACCAGACGGGTATGGACGAAGCCGGCTGGATGCAGTTCCAACCCCTCTACGACCACATCGTCCGCACCCAACCCGACCTACTCGACTGACGGGCCGGCCGGGCGCGGCCTCCCCGGCATGCCGCAAGGCACCCGGCGGGGGCCGCGGCGCCGGGCTCTGCCCGGACTTGACGCAGGGGCCGCGGGCGGTGAGAGAAATAATCCGCCGCCCTCCCGTACTGTGGTTGCGCCATGACTGACATCACCTTATTGCTGGTAGACGACCACCCCGTCGTACGAGACGGACTGCGCGGCATGTTCGCCACCGCCCCCGGATTCACCGTCCTCGGAGAATCGTCGAGCGGCGTCGAGGCCGTGGACATGACGTTCCGCCTCGATCCCGACGTCGTGCTGATGGACCTGCGGATGCCCGGCGGCAACGGGGTCGACGCCATCGCCGAACTGACCCGGCGCGGCGCGCGTTCCCGGGTCCTGGTCCTGACCACCTACGACACGGACACCGACACGCTCCCCGCCATCGAGGCGGGTGCGACCGGATACCTCCTCAAGGACGCCCCTCGCGATGAGCTGCTCGCCGCGGTACGGGCCGCCGCCGACGGCCGGGCCGTTCTGTCACCGGCAGTCGCGTCCCGGCTGTTCAACGCGGTCCGCGGCCCGGCGGCGCCCGGCAGCGAGGCGCTCTCGGGCCGCGAACGCGAAGTCCTCGCACTCGTCGCCCGCGGCACGTCCAACCGTGAGATCGCGGCGAAGCTGTTCATCAGCGAGGCGACGGTGAAGACCCATTTGACGCATATCTACGGCAAGCTGGGTGTCAAGGACCGGGCCGCGGCGGTCGCGGCCGGCTATGACCGGGGCATCCTCGGCCGGCCCTGACGGCGGCGGTCGTACCGCCCCCGGGCCGTCGGGTGCGCAAACCACGTGGTTTGCGCACCCGACGGCCCGGGGGTTCGGTGTTTTCAGGGGTGTGCACCCCGCGCCGCTCCGGCGGCGCCGAGGGCCGGGACGGTGACGCGCATGGTGGTGGGCGCGGGGCGGGGTTCGG is part of the Streptomyces qinzhouensis genome and harbors:
- a CDS encoding response regulator, whose translation is MTDITLLLVDDHPVVRDGLRGMFATAPGFTVLGESSSGVEAVDMTFRLDPDVVLMDLRMPGGNGVDAIAELTRRGARSRVLVLTTYDTDTDTLPAIEAGATGYLLKDAPRDELLAAVRAAADGRAVLSPAVASRLFNAVRGPAAPGSEALSGREREVLALVARGTSNREIAAKLFISEATVKTHLTHIYGKLGVKDRAAAVAAGYDRGILGRP
- a CDS encoding penicillin acylase family protein gives rise to the protein MRSALRGILAPTLVLACLGALIGAGPATGNETAPGTLAVPGLNRPVGITVDTWGVSHIRAQNSDDLFFAQGFTAARDRLFQIDTWRRDGLGRLSEVLGPRYVAQDTASRLFLYRGDMDKEWASYPARTRAVATAFAAGINAYVDWLADHPQALPPEFRKLGYQPARWEPEDLVRIRTHALGDNLRNELTRAQITCADGIEATKAFRKLEPAHTPRVPAGLTPCTIPADVLATYELATAGVTFPTPTPTPATSTPTATATAGASGGGSNMWALGPSRTASGRPVLAADPHRASTSAPSSRYLVHLTAPGIDVIGAGEPWNPGVSFGHNGHIAFGLTNMPVDQNDLYVYELDPADPTRYRYRDGWEPFDTVHDTIPVAGTAPAPAALRFTRHGPVIRVDEANNRAYAVRTVWTEPGTSPYLGSLGFQQAKNFDEFTRGLESWKTPGSHLAYADTRGNIGSTAVGMTPRRTGDGYDGLLPVPGDGRYEWDGFHHQDDMPRTLNPSAGYIAQANEYNFPPGHRVTPTHEWHPRYRKDRLDEVLTATQNATLQDSLNLQTDQKSLYATRLLPHLHTLTSPDPDTRKALDLLRGFDGIVSENSPGAALFEIWSMAVLRPAWLKKVTPRSAGNPWFFAVPDVGLMLESFTEPDTWFGPGGAAVRDRLLLDTLPAAYRILTTARGPDPAAWHWGGLQTHTFRHPLGLGPALGPTPRGGSHQTVQYSAYNPANLQQLVGPVFRMALDVGNWDASQTINAPGQSGDPTHPHYNNLHTPWKNNQTFPLLYTTTAIRQHTKNHLTLHPTNR
- a CDS encoding class II aldolase/adducin family protein; its protein translation is MNITHEELSLEGLEPIPDAVLAANYSPEIPAGYDDPAQERRYRKERLAGALRLFALFGFDEGVAGHISARDPEYPHLFWVNPFLIPFAHVKVSDLSLVDEHGNVLKGKYPISKPAFVIHASIHRHRPDVVGAAHAHSIYGKALSATDQFIEPLTQDAAVFYQDQASFDDYSGVLEDPDEGNRLATALGDKKAIILRNHGHLTVGKSVDSAAYWYITMERSAQTQLVAKAAGPTREISPEYAKLTYDQTGMDEAGWMQFQPLYDHIVRTQPDLLD